From Panthera uncia isolate 11264 chromosome E1, Puncia_PCG_1.0, whole genome shotgun sequence, one genomic window encodes:
- the C1QTNF1 gene encoding complement C1q tumor necrosis factor-related protein 1, translating into MGSRGLRLGLASCLLLVFACGPVLGRAPRGPQELQEQEGTEEPPLDHAERDEKNHEKYSPRQGEDEPASRCFRCCDPGTPLYQAIPVPQINITILKGEKGDRGDRGLQGKYGRTGSAGARGHTGPKGQKGSMGAPGDRCKNHYAAFSVGRKKPLHSNDYYQTVIFDTEFVNLYGHFNMFTGKFYCYVPGIYFFSLNVHTWNQKETYLHIMKNGEEVVILFAQVSDRSIMQSQSLMLELRDQDEVWVRLFKGERENAIFSDEFDTYITFSGYLVKHALEP; encoded by the exons ATGGGCTCCCGGGGACTGAGACTCGGGCTGGCGAGCTGCCTGCTGCTGGTCTTCGCCTGTGGCCCGGTGCTGGGCCGTGCGCCGCGCGGCCCACAGGAGCTGCAGGAGCAGGAGGGGACCGAGGAGCCGCCGCTGGACCACGCGGAGAG GGATGAAAAGAACCATGAAAAATACAGCCCCAGGCAGGGGGAGGACGAGCCCGCTTCCCGATGCTTCCGCTGCTGTGACCCCGGCACGCCCTTGTACCAGGCCATCCCGGTGCCGCAGATCAACATCACCATCCTGAAAG GTGAGAAGGGTGACCGAGGAGACCGAGGCTTGCAGGGGAAATACGGCAGAACGGGCTCCGCGGGCGCCAGGGGCCACACGGGCCCCAAAGGGCAGAAAGGGTCCATGGGGGCCCCCGGGGACCGCTGCAAGAACCACTACGCCGCCTTCTCGGTGGGCCGGAAGAAGCCCCTCCACAGCAACGACTACTACCAGACGGTGATCTTCGACACGGAGTTCGTGAATCTCTACGGCCACTTCAACATGTTCACCGGCAAGTTCTACTGCTACGTGCCGGGCATCTACTTCTTCAGCCTCAACGTGCACACCTGGAACCAGAAGGAGACGTACCTGCACATCATGAAGAACGGGGAGGAGGTGGTGATCCTGTTCGCCCAGGTGAGCGACCGCAGCATCATGCAGAgtcagagcctgatgctggagcTGCGGGACCAGGACGAGGTGTGGGTGCGTCTCTTCAAGGGCGAGCGGGAGAACGCCATATTCAGCGACGAGTTTGACACGTACATCACCTTCAGCGGCTACCTGGTCAAGCACGCCCTGGAGCCCTAG